The Nitrospira sp. DNA segment GCCCGAGGCGTCGTCGACCGCCAGATTGGCAAAGAGCACCTGCATGTCCGGCTGCTGCGTCCAGAGGGTCACCGCCACCAGACCGGCGATGGAACCGGCGAGCGCGAGCAGGATGATGAGGCGCTGATTGATGGTGAAATGGCTGAATTTTGAAAACATACGCGCCGAAGTCCTTTATGCCTACAATTCAAGACCTGACGACAAGTGCCTGGCGGGATGCTGAGTCGGCCCGCCGACCACGCGCTACCCCCGTTGCACCCTGCCGCTAAATCTGCATCCGCTGGATTTCTTCGTAGGCCGTCACCAACTTATTCCGGACCTGCATCATGAGCTGAAATGACGCATCGGCCTGTTGCAGAGCCACCATCGCCTGGTGAATGTTGGTGTTCTGACCGGTGACCAGCGCATCGACGGCTTGGCTGGCTCCCGTTTGCGCATCGTTGATGTGTCCGATGGCTTCTTGCAGGGAGTTGACGAACTGTGCCCCGCCTGCCTGCCCGGACTCCTTGATCTCAGGGATCTCGATCGGCCGAGGCTGATTCGCGCCTGCGATCCGCAAGTCAGTCATGATTACCTCCCGATCTCCAACGCGCGATTCCACATGGTCCGAGACGCATTGACCGCCTGCACGTTCGCTTCATATGCGCGCGACGCACCGATCATATTGACCATCTCTTCCATAACATTCACGTTGGGCATCGTGACGAAGCCTTTCTTGTCGGCATCCGGATGTCGAGGGTCGTACACCTGTTGTCCCGGCTTCTTGTCCTCGATGACTCGCGCGACTTTCACGCCGTCCAGCGCATGCTTGCCGGGCCCCGTGGAGACCTGCTTGAAGGCGCGCTGAAAGGCGGACGAGACCGGCGCGGCTTGAAACACCACGTCACGGCGGCGATATGGACCACCGGTGCTGGTCTTGGTGGACTGCGCGTTCGCAAGGTTACTGGCAATGACGTTCAACCGATGCCGATGGGCATCGAGAGCAGAAACCGAGACCGCGAGACTATCTGTTAAATCCATGTCACACCTCTTTCTGCTGTAACCACTGCGTGGATCGCTCCATAGCGCGTACGGTCATCCATTACCGTCCCTCACGGATCGCGCTCAACAACTGTCGAAGGCGCATGCTGATGAGAGTCGCCGCCGTGTTGTACTGCTGCGCATTGTCCGACATCTTGGCCATTTCCAGTTCGATATTGACGGAGTTGGCGTCAAGAGGCAGATCACCGGCAGGCACTTCTTCCAATCGCCCCGTCACCCGTTGAAAGCCGTTCCCCTTCGGGCCGATGTGGTTGTGATGTGTCGAGACCAGGGTGATCGGGAGCTTGCCCTGCTGCGCGTTCGCCAACGCCTGCCCGAAGTTCAAGTCCGTAGCGCGATATTTGGGCGTTTCTTCATTGGCGATGTTGGCGGCGATCACCTGTTGGCGAGCCCCGCGCAGGTCCAGCGATCGCTCCAACAGCTGCATGGTTCGATCAAAGATGGTCATGGTCCGCACCCCTTAGAAAATTCTGCCCACTACTGTGCAATCTATGTACCGTGGCACATGCACGATGAAACACTTGGCCTCACTGCATTCTGCCTCTGCCGGCTTGAAGAGATCCCGGCAAAAACCGCGGCAGGCGGGAAAGATTTGCCTAGTACCGCCGAACATTCCCTTAGGATTTTTCTGCTTCCACCTGGTAACCCATGTCGCGATATTCCCGGAGTTTGTTACGTAACGTGCGGATACTGATGCCTAATTCTTTCGCCGCATGAGTGCGATTGTCTTTCACTTTTGCCAGAGTCTTGAAGATAAGATCCCGTTCCATTTCCCAGAGCGAGCCATGCGCCGAGGGCGTGACCAACGCCTCGACCGTCTCCAATTCCCGCACAGGTACGGTTCCGTCACCAGGCATGAGATGATCGACGTCAACCGCCCCTCCTGCCGCCACTAAAATGGCGCGTTCCATGACATTTTCCAGTTCACGAATATTCCCTTTCCATGGACGCTGTTGCAAGTCGGCAATCGCCCGATCCGACAGCGTTGGCGAGGTCAGGCCGTTGCGGTGCGCCGAAGAGCGGAGAAAGTGCCTGGCCAGCAGTGGGATGTCTCCTACTCGCTCGCGCAGGGGTGGCACCGTGACCGGAAACACATTCAGTCGATAGAACAAATCTTCGCGAAATCGTCCTTGCGTCACCTCGTGATAGAGCGAGCGATTCGTCGTGGCGATCACGCGAATGTTCACCGGTACCGGCTCACGTCCGCCGATGCGGTCCACCTCCCGTTCCTGCAGGACGCGCAGCAACTTTGCTTGCAATCCCAAATTCATCTCACTGATTTCATCCAGAAACAGCGTGCCGGTATGAGCCATTTCGAATTTGCCCAATTTTTTCTGAATGGCCCCCGTAAACGCGCCCCGTTCGTGGCCGAACAATTCACTTTCCAGCAGACTATCTGGCAAGGCGGCGCAATTGAGCGCGACGAAGGGACGATGGGCGCGAGGGCTTCGGGCATGGATATAGCGCGCCAGCAACTCTTTTCCCGTACCGCTTTCCCCGCTGATTAATACCGTAGCCTGGCTCGCCGCCACACCCTCGAGCGTCGTGAGCAGGCGAATCATTCCGGGGTCCTGGGTTAAAATCGCACGCGCCTCCGGTGGCATCGGCGCCTCCTGCTCGTCTGATGCCGTAGTCGCCTGGAGATTCAGGATGACCCGCTCCAAGAGATCGGTGGAAAACGGTTTGAGGATATAGTCGTTCGCACCGCACTTCATAGCTTCAACCGCGGTCTCTACCGTGCCGTACGCCGTCATCAAGATGATGAAGGTGTGCGGCGCCTTCTGTTTAATCGCCTTCACGAGTTCCAACCCGGTCACGCGTGGCATCTTCAGATCCGTGACTACCAGCCACGGCTTCAGTCGCTCGACCTGTTCGATCGCATCGGCGCCGTCGATGGCGCCCCGTACGTGATATCCCAGACGCCGGACGGTCTCTGACAGGGCCGTGCGCATGGAGGGCTCGTCGTCGACAATCAACACCATCCGGGTATCTTCGCAGGCAGGGGAAGGTTCCTGCATATGCTGTTGCACGCTCATTCGGCCATCTCCTCTTCGGCTACGGTCAGACTGTGATCGTCGGCGTCCACTTGCCTGAGTTGTGTTGCGGCGGCGACTGTCCCTGCGCTCAGTTGATTCGGCTCTTGTGGCAAGGTCATGACAAAAGCGGTGCCACGGCCAGGACTGCTCACCACATCGATCCGTCCATGATGGGCCTCTACCAAGGCGTGTACGATGGCCAGCCCTAACCCCGTCCCCTCATCTTTGGTAGTAAAGAATGGATCAAACACCCGGGACTGGACCTCAAGCGGAATGCCAATCCCTGTGTCGGTGACAGTGAGTTGGACCTCCGGGCCCCTCTGGCTCTGCCCTGGAACCACAGTCGCCGTGAGAGTCAGGACTCCTCCCTCCGGCATCGCCTGGACCGCATTCAAGATGAGGTTCAGCAACACCTGTTTCATCTTTGCGCCGTCACACCAAAGTTGTGGAACACGCGCATCCACCTCGCAACGTACGGTGATAGCCGCCTGCGCCATGGCATGAGTGGCCAGGGTCAAGACCTCCCGCAACAGCCGCTCGGTTTCGTGCCACCGCAACTTGGAACAATCCGGCCTCGTATAGACCAATAGGTTGGATAACAGGCGGTCCATGGATTTGACCGCCATGGAGATATGCTCGGCATAGGCCTGCAATTGCGGCTGGTCTCGAAGATCCTTCCGTAGCATGGACGCGAAGAGCTCGACACTTCCCAGAGGGTTCCGAATTTCATGCGCGATGCTGCCGACCATTTGGCCCATGGCTTCCAGCCGGTTGCGCCGCTGAAGTCGATCTTCCAACTGGCGAATGCGCGTGACGTCATGGATCAAGACCAACGTACCGGTCAACGTTCCGGCTTCATCGTTCAGGTCTGTTTCCGTCAGCGCAATCGTCACGCCTGATGGAAGCACCAAGGGATACTCCTCGTGATCCTTTCGAATCTCTGCCAGCACCTCAGTCGCCCGGCGGCCCCGCAGTTCATTCTGCGACACCCCCAAGAGGTGTTCTGCGGAGTGGTTACATCGCACCACGACATCCTGCGAATCGGCGACAATCACGCCGGTATCCAACGACTCCAACACAGCCGTGACATGCGCCCGCATCTCCTCGGTCTCACGAAGATGTTCCCGGAGGCTGGCGTTGGTCTGTGCCAACTCCAGATCCATTTGCTGAAGCCTGGTCGTCAACGCGTCATAGGATTGCTGCAGGACCGTGGCGGCCTGATCGAAGTCCCGAAACGCACGGGTCAGGAGATCGTTGTTGGGACGCTCTGTGTCCTGACGCATCATGGCTTCTTGCCTCCTTGACCAGCCTTCGCTTCCTGCACGTCTGTTTCCAGCACCGCCGCCAGACGGCGAACCAAACTGTCCTGGCTGACGCTGAGTGCGCGAAGTCCGTTGCGGGCAAAGTCGTCACGCTTTACGCCTCGGGCCAGCTGCACCATCTGCACCTGCGCCCAGGCTTCTTGGTCTGGTTCCAAGCCAGCGACCACCGCTCCTTTGTACATGGCTAAGGCCGCTTCCCTTCGATGCAGCCGAGCAAGCACATCGGCATATCGCAGCATGTCAAACGCCGGCAGTTCGACGCCCATCTTGCTCAGACTGTCGTACAGTGCGGCCGCCTCCCCGTCTTGCTTGGCTTGTGCCAGCACACCAGCCATCTTCAGTTGAACGAGCCATCGGTCGGGATGACGCGGATTATGTGACAACCATTGTCTTCCGAGTTTGAGCAACGCCCCGGTATTCCCTTCGCCTTCAAACGACGTCAGAATTCCTCGCAGAGCCTCCGCAGCGGATCGTCCGGTGGGAAACTGGAGTCGATACCGCTCAAAGACGGCACGCGCCGCGCGCATGTCTTTCTGCTCCAAATAGCTGTATGCCAATCCCATCAATGCCGCCTCATGAGAGGCCTCCGCCTTCGGGTCCCTGATCATCGACTGAAATAGCCTCGCCGATTCCACGGGGAATCCCAGCCGACGATGGGCCTCCGCAATTTTGAGCAACAGGTCCGTACCGGCATAGAGCCGGTCGGCAAACGGACCATGCCGGTGGAACAGGTTGATCAGCTCAAAATCATCACCCGCCTTCAGTGCCGCTTCGAGC contains these protein-coding regions:
- a CDS encoding PAS domain S-box protein, which produces MMRQDTERPNNDLLTRAFRDFDQAATVLQQSYDALTTRLQQMDLELAQTNASLREHLRETEEMRAHVTAVLESLDTGVIVADSQDVVVRCNHSAEHLLGVSQNELRGRRATEVLAEIRKDHEEYPLVLPSGVTIALTETDLNDEAGTLTGTLVLIHDVTRIRQLEDRLQRRNRLEAMGQMVGSIAHEIRNPLGSVELFASMLRKDLRDQPQLQAYAEHISMAVKSMDRLLSNLLVYTRPDCSKLRWHETERLLREVLTLATHAMAQAAITVRCEVDARVPQLWCDGAKMKQVLLNLILNAVQAMPEGGVLTLTATVVPGQSQRGPEVQLTVTDTGIGIPLEVQSRVFDPFFTTKDEGTGLGLAIVHALVEAHHGRIDVVSSPGRGTAFVMTLPQEPNQLSAGTVAAATQLRQVDADDHSLTVAEEEMAE
- the flgB gene encoding flagellar basal body rod protein FlgB, with the translated sequence MTIFDRTMQLLERSLDLRGARQQVIAANIANEETPKYRATDLNFGQALANAQQGKLPITLVSTHHNHIGPKGNGFQRVTGRLEEVPAGDLPLDANSVNIELEMAKMSDNAQQYNTAATLISMRLRQLLSAIREGR
- a CDS encoding sigma-54-dependent Fis family transcriptional regulator, with translation MSVQQHMQEPSPACEDTRMVLIVDDEPSMRTALSETVRRLGYHVRGAIDGADAIEQVERLKPWLVVTDLKMPRVTGLELVKAIKQKAPHTFIILMTAYGTVETAVEAMKCGANDYILKPFSTDLLERVILNLQATTASDEQEAPMPPEARAILTQDPGMIRLLTTLEGVAASQATVLISGESGTGKELLARYIHARSPRAHRPFVALNCAALPDSLLESELFGHERGAFTGAIQKKLGKFEMAHTGTLFLDEISEMNLGLQAKLLRVLQEREVDRIGGREPVPVNIRVIATTNRSLYHEVTQGRFREDLFYRLNVFPVTVPPLRERVGDIPLLARHFLRSSAHRNGLTSPTLSDRAIADLQQRPWKGNIRELENVMERAILVAAGGAVDVDHLMPGDGTVPVRELETVEALVTPSAHGSLWEMERDLIFKTLAKVKDNRTHAAKELGISIRTLRNKLREYRDMGYQVEAEKS
- the flgC gene encoding flagellar basal body rod protein FlgC, whose protein sequence is MDLTDSLAVSVSALDAHRHRLNVIASNLANAQSTKTSTGGPYRRRDVVFQAAPVSSAFQRAFKQVSTGPGKHALDGVKVARVIEDKKPGQQVYDPRHPDADKKGFVTMPNVNVMEEMVNMIGASRAYEANVQAVNASRTMWNRALEIGR
- the fliE gene encoding flagellar hook-basal body complex protein FliE, coding for MTDLRIAGANQPRPIEIPEIKESGQAGGAQFVNSLQEAIGHINDAQTGASQAVDALVTGQNTNIHQAMVALQQADASFQLMMQVRNKLVTAYEEIQRMQI